A genomic region of Capnocytophaga canimorsus contains the following coding sequences:
- a CDS encoding low molecular weight protein-tyrosine-phosphatase: MGKTKILMVCLGNICRSPLAEGVLRSKLNAELFEVDSAGTSNYHVGDAPDHRSVEVARKNGIDISNLRGRQFQTSDFEYFDYIFVMDESNYENVVKLAKTSQHREKVSLLLDVFDSEVKREVPDPYYGGKNDFQAVFTLIDGACNAIAEKLNA; this comes from the coding sequence ATGGGAAAGACAAAAATATTGATGGTTTGTTTAGGCAATATATGCCGTTCTCCTTTGGCTGAAGGGGTGTTGCGCTCGAAATTGAATGCCGAGCTGTTTGAGGTTGATTCTGCTGGAACTTCAAACTATCACGTTGGAGATGCTCCTGACCATCGCTCTGTAGAAGTAGCTAGAAAAAACGGGATAGATATATCTAATCTTAGGGGAAGACAATTTCAAACTTCTGATTTTGAATATTTTGACTATATTTTTGTGATGGATGAAAGCAATTATGAAAATGTAGTAAAATTGGCAAAAACTTCACAACATCGTGAAAAAGTTTCTCTTTTGTTAGATGTTTTTGATAGTGAAGTTAAAAGGGAAGTTCCTGACCCATATTACGGTGGAAAGAATGATTTTCAAGCTGTTTTTACCCTTATTGACGGAGCGTGTAATGCCATTGCTGAAAAACTTAATGCTTAA